One Fuerstiella marisgermanici DNA window includes the following coding sequences:
- a CDS encoding NPCBM/NEW2 domain-containing protein: MKVMLFAFVAVCATNSFSLGAALAAEREQAAAAREILDTWHADQPEPGDRYLHLVCWTPGDREFPANYEQRLTRIMRHIRAFYLREMERFGFAGRTIGLQFGEDQQLVLHAVRGVHPTAHYGRESGNEIRRECLPVLEKAGIDADHETIMIMCNLATWDAEKLEFKHVSPYYAGGSFRSGTAWQLDSPELDSLHLKLTSPIIHDGEYGRISLGKHNSIFIGGIAHELGHALGLPHCKARPDEAVRGTALMGSGNRSYGDEIRAEGPGSFLTLAHALRLASHPQFSGSVKGLTQTAKAEISELSLDVDGKAIQVSGIVSGTPPVYAVVAYFDPDGGGDYNATTATAVPDSSGRFTLRSEALKPDMGGELRLFPLHVNGSAAGQMSRTRFRHSYTVAADGTPDLSTFQTRQALKLLVAFLLLDNHSEAKHFVSTMKPGKAKAIATQLLDHRAASETPAEFRSDDASVSIAKLKAHTSKVGWGQPMFNRVPDASMLLESGGRLFETGIYAHAPARHVYTLGGSWKSFSGQAGLAAGHSGSVQFEVLGDGKSLWKSGVIREGRTATFNVSVDGVQQLELLTHPTSDGPAADWALWLEPTLKR, from the coding sequence CGGCTCGAGAAATTTTGGACACGTGGCACGCCGATCAGCCAGAACCGGGTGACCGGTACTTGCATCTGGTGTGCTGGACTCCCGGTGATCGCGAGTTTCCTGCAAACTACGAGCAGCGGTTGACGCGGATCATGCGTCACATCCGGGCTTTCTATCTGCGTGAGATGGAGCGTTTTGGGTTCGCGGGACGCACCATCGGACTACAATTTGGTGAGGACCAGCAACTTGTTTTACACGCGGTACGCGGCGTTCACCCAACGGCTCACTACGGTCGAGAATCGGGCAATGAGATCCGGCGCGAGTGCCTGCCTGTTCTTGAAAAAGCAGGCATTGATGCAGATCACGAAACGATCATGATCATGTGCAATTTGGCGACGTGGGATGCCGAAAAGCTCGAGTTCAAACATGTGTCGCCGTACTACGCTGGGGGTTCATTTCGCAGTGGCACCGCCTGGCAATTGGATTCTCCAGAACTGGATTCACTTCACCTGAAACTCACGAGTCCGATCATCCACGATGGAGAATATGGGCGAATTTCGCTCGGCAAACACAATTCAATTTTCATCGGAGGAATCGCCCACGAACTCGGCCACGCGCTTGGCTTGCCCCACTGCAAAGCCCGCCCGGACGAAGCGGTCCGAGGCACGGCGTTGATGGGATCGGGAAACCGCTCATACGGTGACGAAATTCGAGCCGAAGGGCCGGGAAGCTTTCTGACGCTCGCACACGCTCTTCGGTTGGCGTCGCACCCGCAGTTTTCCGGATCGGTCAAGGGGCTCACGCAGACGGCCAAAGCAGAGATCTCTGAACTGTCACTGGATGTCGACGGCAAAGCCATTCAGGTTTCCGGTATCGTTAGTGGAACTCCGCCCGTCTATGCTGTTGTGGCGTATTTCGATCCTGACGGCGGCGGCGACTACAACGCCACCACAGCGACTGCCGTGCCGGATTCGAGTGGTCGATTCACGCTGCGTTCGGAAGCGTTGAAGCCGGACATGGGTGGCGAACTGCGACTGTTCCCGCTGCACGTCAACGGCTCCGCAGCCGGGCAAATGTCGCGTACCAGATTTCGTCACTCGTACACCGTCGCTGCCGACGGCACGCCCGATCTGTCAACGTTTCAGACGCGTCAGGCATTGAAGCTGTTGGTTGCTTTCCTGTTGCTGGACAACCACAGCGAAGCTAAGCATTTTGTTTCCACAATGAAGCCGGGAAAAGCGAAGGCAATTGCCACTCAGCTACTCGATCATAGAGCAGCATCTGAAACGCCGGCAGAATTCCGCAGCGACGATGCTTCCGTCAGTATTGCAAAGCTAAAGGCCCACACCAGCAAAGTAGGTTGGGGCCAACCAATGTTCAACCGAGTTCCTGACGCATCGATGCTGCTGGAATCCGGTGGTCGATTGTTCGAAACCGGCATCTACGCCCACGCTCCAGCACGGCACGTATACACGCTGGGCGGCAGCTGGAAGTCCTTCAGCGGGCAGGCGGGACTTGCCGCAGGACATAGCGGATCCGTACAGTTTGAAGTGTTGGGTGACGGGAAATCGTTGTGGAAGTCGGGCGTCATTCGTGAAGGCCGGACCGCGACGTTCAACGTGTCAGTGGACGGAGTGCAGCAATTGGAACTGTTGACACATCCCACCAGTGACGGCCCGGCAGCAGACTGGGCGCTGTGGCTGGAGCCGACGCTGAAACGATAA